The following proteins come from a genomic window of Athalia rosae chromosome 1, iyAthRosa1.1, whole genome shotgun sequence:
- the LOC105691321 gene encoding vanin-like protein 1 isoform X1 produces MSISNYTVILLLLAVHFSIQRSTPDSPTYRAAVVEYGPTEYHDDYQRTMDESAEKYTQYIREAAKKDVDIIVFPEGGLNMLHFPLRSEASYRATFIPNPSEKVIPCINESIAVIGALKKLSCVARENQIYIALNILEKEECGGSHCSSDGLLVYLSNVVIDRNGAIVLRSRKNHQFDVMAWFNSTETIELSMFESDFGVTFGSFVCYDIMFESPPFNLTRQFNITDFVYPGGWFLGLPFTSTVQMQSGWAYAEDVNLIASGYNRVSTGHSGSGIFAGRRGILTAVQPLEPCNEMLIADVPKINRANTSKQIQQRQREDHPGISNTDVIRRKQYRRSSDFEHLVRGIENFENYTTKVISQVGYSEETLTTNNVTCDFKVNLTHFDYPITYRIVAYDDIHVANAKNILGISTCAIIQCVNETLESCGHFEEISTMFDFIEVEATYAVDENVFFAPNTLATDMLPIEGWTFDSHIRNGKYTASIFLTAPVQNLVTFGVRGRIFVRDQITI; encoded by the exons ATGTCCATTTCAAACTACACCGTCATACTGCTACTACTAGCCGTCCACTTTTccatacag AGATCTACGCCAGACAGTCCGACGTACAGAGCCGCTGTCGTAGAGTATGGACCTACCGAGTATCACGATGATTACCAAAGAACGATGGATGAGAGCGCTGAGAAATATACGCAATACATCAGGGAAGCCGCGAAAAAG GATGTGGACATAATAGTCTTCCCAGAAGGTGGATTAAACATGCTGCACTTTCCACTGAGATCGGAAGCATCTTATCGCGCCACCTTTATTCCGAATCCCTCTGAGAAAGTCATCCCTTGTATCAATGAGAGCATCGCTGTGATCGGA GCACTTAAGAAGCTTTCCTGTGTTGCTAGAGAGAACCAAATCTATATAGCTttgaatattttggaaaaagaagaatgtgGAGGTTCCCATTGCTCCAGTGATGGACTCCTAGTGTATCTGAGTAATGTAGTCATAGATCGGAATGGGGCAATCGTGCTGAG gaGCCGTAAAAATCACCAGTTCGATGTGATGGCATGGTTCAACTCCACAGAGACGATTGAGTTATCAATGTTCGAAAGTGACTTTGGAGTGACATTTGGAAGTTTCGTTTGTTACGACATAATGTTCGAAAGCCCACCGTTCAACCTGACCAGACAATTCAATATAACTGATTTCGTTTACCCCGGTGGATGGTTTCTTGGTTTGCCATTTACATCTA CTGTTCAAATGCAATCCGGTTGGGCCTACGCAGAAGACGTGAATTTGATTGCCTCCGGTTACAACAGGGTCAGCACAGGACACAGTGGAAGTGGAATATTCGCGG GACGCCGCGGCATCCTCACAGCTGTTCAGCCGTTGGAACCATGCAATGAAATGCTGATTGCTGATGTGCCGAAAATAAACAGAGCAAATACGAGCAAGCAAATTCAACAACGCCAGCGCGAGGATCACCCGGGAATCTCGAATACAGATGTCATACGGAGGAAACAATATCGCCGGAGTAGTGATTTTGAGCACCTGGTAcgaggaattgaaaatttcgaaaattacacAACGAAAGTCATCTCTCAAGTCGGCTATAGTGAGGAAACCCTCACAACGAATAACGTGACGTGTGATTTCAAAGTGAACTTGACGCATTTTGATTATCCGATAACGTACCGCATCGTCGCTTACGACGATATTCATGTTGCGAACGCCAAAAACATATTGGGCATAAGTACTTGCGCGATTATTCAATGCGTAAACGAAACTTTGGAGTCGTGCGGCCACTTTGAGGAGATCTCGACCATGTTTGATTTCATCGAAGTCGAAGCGACTTACGCAGTCGACGAAAATGTGTTTTTTGCACCAAATACTTTAGCAACCGATATGCTACCTATCGAGGGATGGACCTTCGATAGTCACATACGTAACGGCAAATACACAGCATCGATTTTTCTAACCGCTCCTGTTCAGAACCTGGTTACTTTTGGAGTTCGTGGCAGAATCTTTGTCAGGGATCAAATCACAATATGA
- the LOC125501831 gene encoding vanin-like protein 1, with translation MSGRKKGNVMTINGYTAFLLLLTVHGSIQKSTPESSTYRAAVVDMVATENRRFPQKAIDDNVRQMERFVKHAANQNVDIIVFPEGGLNSLRFPDRLDFHRYSTVIPSPHENFTPCTNISIPAVSDALKDISCIAARHKIYVVVDVIEKEVCTGCDCASDGLFIYITNVVFDREGKIIARARKSHQYNEYVWFNVTRPPRELSTFETDFGVTFGTFVCYDIFFEDPALNLTRQLNITDIVFSHGWFAELPFAAPAQFQSGWAYKEDVNLLASGYNRAWRGYGGSGIYGGRQGIITAVQPFRMEEKILIADVPKKNKKVTTTPFPKLTKREDGFTRHKRLEKRDYENFGMQTLSLVGYSTKIIANDGYIEDTLTSNRIKCEFALNFSNPDPPTTYRFVAYDGTRPADNHFLGVRTCVIVQCSDETLDSCGHFWDTPATFVSIVVTATTNENKRTLLMPSTLGTDLLPLDHWSYTENNENGTIRASISLKKPTQNIITFGIWGRNFEDDSFPKSAGSRISNRLLFLPFILLSFKYLFDELSHN, from the exons ATGtccggaaggaaaaaaggaaacgtgATGACTATAAACGGTTACACCGCTTTTTTGCTGTTACTAACCGTCCACGGTTCCATTCAG AAATCCACGCCGGAAAGTTCAACGTACCGAGCTGCAGTTGTGGACATGGTTGCCACTGAAAATCGCCGTTTTCCACAAAAAGCAATCGATGACAACGTTAGACAAATGGAACGATTCGTCAAACACGCGGCAAACCAG AACGTAGATATAATTGTATTTCCGGAAGGAGGACTGAACTCGTTGAGGTTTCCGGATAGGCTCGACTTTCATCGTTATTCCACCGTAATTCCCAGCCcccatgaaaattttacgcccTGCACGAACATCAGCATCCCTGCAGTTAGCGAT GCTTTAAAAGATATTTCGTGCATAGCTGCGCGACACAAAATCTACGTGGTGGTTGATGTGATTGAAAAAGAGGTCTGCACCGGCTGTGATTGCGCCTCCGACGGACTTTTCATATACATAACAAACGTAGTCTTCGACCGTGAAGGAAAGATAATCGCAAG AGCTCGAAAATCCCACCAGTACAACGAATACGTATGGTTCAACGTAACGAGACCGCCAAGGGAATTGTCAACCTTCGAAACTGACTTCGGAGTTACGTTTGGGACTTTTGTCTGCTATGACATTTTCTTCGAGGATCCGGCATTGAACCTAACGAGACAGTTGAACATAACTGACATCGTTTTCTCTCACGGATGGTTCGCCGAACTTCCATTCGCTGCAC CAGCCCAATTCCAATCGGGATGGGCTTACAAAGAAGATGTAAATTTACTCGCTTCCGGATACAACAGAGCTTGGAGAGGATACGGCGGAAGTGGAATATACGGAG GTCGCCAAGGTATAATAACTGCCGTACAGCCGTTTCGTATGGAGGAGAAGATTCTAATCGCAGATgtgccgaaaaaaaataaaaaagtcacGACGACTCCGTTCCCAAAGCTGACTAAACGAGAAGATGGTTTCACTCGCCATAAACGCCTTGAAAAACGCGACTACGAAAATTTTGGCATGCAAACGCTAAGTCTCGTAGGGTATTCGACGAAAATCATCGCCAACGATGGCTACATTGAGGACACGCTGACATCGAATAGAATTAAATGTGAATTTGCACTGAATTTCTCCAATCCGGATCCACCGACGACGTATCGTTTTGTTGCATATGATGGCACGCGTCCAGCGGATAATCATTTTCTTGGAGTTAGGACATGTGTAATCGTTCAGTGCAGCGACGAAACACTCGATTCGTGCGGTCACTTCTGGGATACTCCAGCGACTTTTGTTTCTATAGTGGTGACCGCAACCACCAACGAGAACAAAAGAACGTTGCTCATGCCATCCACCTTAGGAACCGATCTACTTCCACTCGACCATTGGTCTTACACCGAAAACAACGAAAACGGAACAATCCGAGCATCGATATCGCTGAAGAAACCTACCCAAAATATAATCACTTTTGGAATTTGGGGAAGAAACTTCGAGGACGATTCATTTCCAAAGTCCGCAGGATCTCGGATTTCAAATCGGTTGCTGTTtctaccatttattttacTGTCTTTTAAATATCTCTTCGACGAACTTTCACATAATTAA
- the LOC105691321 gene encoding vanin-like protein 1 isoform X2, with product MDESAEKYTQYIREAAKKDVDIIVFPEGGLNMLHFPLRSEASYRATFIPNPSEKVIPCINESIAVIGALKKLSCVARENQIYIALNILEKEECGGSHCSSDGLLVYLSNVVIDRNGAIVLRSRKNHQFDVMAWFNSTETIELSMFESDFGVTFGSFVCYDIMFESPPFNLTRQFNITDFVYPGGWFLGLPFTSTVQMQSGWAYAEDVNLIASGYNRVSTGHSGSGIFAGRRGILTAVQPLEPCNEMLIADVPKINRANTSKQIQQRQREDHPGISNTDVIRRKQYRRSSDFEHLVRGIENFENYTTKVISQVGYSEETLTTNNVTCDFKVNLTHFDYPITYRIVAYDDIHVANAKNILGISTCAIIQCVNETLESCGHFEEISTMFDFIEVEATYAVDENVFFAPNTLATDMLPIEGWTFDSHIRNGKYTASIFLTAPVQNLVTFGVRGRIFVRDQITI from the exons ATGGATGAGAGCGCTGAGAAATATACGCAATACATCAGGGAAGCCGCGAAAAAG GATGTGGACATAATAGTCTTCCCAGAAGGTGGATTAAACATGCTGCACTTTCCACTGAGATCGGAAGCATCTTATCGCGCCACCTTTATTCCGAATCCCTCTGAGAAAGTCATCCCTTGTATCAATGAGAGCATCGCTGTGATCGGA GCACTTAAGAAGCTTTCCTGTGTTGCTAGAGAGAACCAAATCTATATAGCTttgaatattttggaaaaagaagaatgtgGAGGTTCCCATTGCTCCAGTGATGGACTCCTAGTGTATCTGAGTAATGTAGTCATAGATCGGAATGGGGCAATCGTGCTGAG gaGCCGTAAAAATCACCAGTTCGATGTGATGGCATGGTTCAACTCCACAGAGACGATTGAGTTATCAATGTTCGAAAGTGACTTTGGAGTGACATTTGGAAGTTTCGTTTGTTACGACATAATGTTCGAAAGCCCACCGTTCAACCTGACCAGACAATTCAATATAACTGATTTCGTTTACCCCGGTGGATGGTTTCTTGGTTTGCCATTTACATCTA CTGTTCAAATGCAATCCGGTTGGGCCTACGCAGAAGACGTGAATTTGATTGCCTCCGGTTACAACAGGGTCAGCACAGGACACAGTGGAAGTGGAATATTCGCGG GACGCCGCGGCATCCTCACAGCTGTTCAGCCGTTGGAACCATGCAATGAAATGCTGATTGCTGATGTGCCGAAAATAAACAGAGCAAATACGAGCAAGCAAATTCAACAACGCCAGCGCGAGGATCACCCGGGAATCTCGAATACAGATGTCATACGGAGGAAACAATATCGCCGGAGTAGTGATTTTGAGCACCTGGTAcgaggaattgaaaatttcgaaaattacacAACGAAAGTCATCTCTCAAGTCGGCTATAGTGAGGAAACCCTCACAACGAATAACGTGACGTGTGATTTCAAAGTGAACTTGACGCATTTTGATTATCCGATAACGTACCGCATCGTCGCTTACGACGATATTCATGTTGCGAACGCCAAAAACATATTGGGCATAAGTACTTGCGCGATTATTCAATGCGTAAACGAAACTTTGGAGTCGTGCGGCCACTTTGAGGAGATCTCGACCATGTTTGATTTCATCGAAGTCGAAGCGACTTACGCAGTCGACGAAAATGTGTTTTTTGCACCAAATACTTTAGCAACCGATATGCTACCTATCGAGGGATGGACCTTCGATAGTCACATACGTAACGGCAAATACACAGCATCGATTTTTCTAACCGCTCCTGTTCAGAACCTGGTTACTTTTGGAGTTCGTGGCAGAATCTTTGTCAGGGATCAAATCACAATATGA